From Streptomyces chrestomyceticus JCM 4735, one genomic window encodes:
- a CDS encoding endo-beta-N-acetylglucosaminidase, giving the protein MPANPTARTGQARISALVSFAGTAGNPSQGSPKADYYALSHWAYLDELVFWGGSSGEGVILAPNAPVTDAAHRNGVPVLGNVFLPPTAYGGELTWTRELVQKDALGRFPLADKLIQVARTYGFDGWFLNGETDGGDPALARQFADFVQALRKGAPELRITWYDAFNADGRVGWQGALNDKNAMFFQRGAEKLSDTVFVDFRWSASRLASSAAYARRLGRSPYELWAGVDVEASGWDARVNWDAFVPEGRDHVVSYGLYRPEWTRRSGEAPGPFHARDDQFWGGRNTDPSALAGPGSWRPAARTVADRSTVTSVPFATSFNTGHGTAWYEGGVRTGDTEWNHLGLQDRLPGRRWALWTDDGGGTFRRPAVGFDFGAAWRGGSSLLVDGTLDRPVTLELYRTRLPLRAGTVLEITHRADEGSAAVTVEAAVAYAEPAEAGGRPEFRRLPARIVRARRAVDGPGGWVTSIVRIGDAPGRTAYALGVRLSAPGGSPVRWRLGALAVHDGEPVAHKPAAPSAVQVAASRVTGDGTAELRLTWKPSAKAKAGPVPVRHYEVHQILPDGQRRFLGGTCGTAFYLPALRRTSGEPRTRPEVRAVGELYTASAAAAAVFTW; this is encoded by the coding sequence GTGCCCGCCAACCCCACCGCCCGAACCGGCCAGGCCCGCATCTCGGCGCTCGTCTCCTTCGCGGGTACGGCCGGAAACCCCTCCCAGGGCAGCCCCAAAGCGGACTACTACGCCCTCAGTCACTGGGCCTACCTGGACGAACTCGTCTTCTGGGGCGGCTCCTCGGGCGAGGGTGTCATCCTCGCCCCCAACGCCCCCGTCACCGACGCCGCGCACCGCAATGGCGTGCCCGTGCTGGGCAACGTCTTCCTCCCGCCCACCGCGTACGGCGGCGAGCTGACCTGGACGCGCGAGCTGGTCCAGAAGGACGCGCTCGGCCGTTTCCCGCTGGCGGACAAGCTGATCCAGGTGGCCCGTACGTACGGATTCGACGGCTGGTTCCTCAACGGCGAGACCGACGGCGGCGACCCCGCGCTGGCCCGGCAGTTCGCCGACTTCGTGCAGGCGCTGCGCAAGGGTGCGCCCGAACTGCGCATCACCTGGTACGACGCGTTCAACGCGGACGGCCGGGTCGGCTGGCAGGGCGCGCTGAACGACAAGAACGCGATGTTCTTCCAGCGCGGCGCCGAGAAGCTGTCCGACACGGTGTTCGTGGACTTCCGGTGGAGCGCGTCCCGGCTGGCGTCGTCGGCCGCGTACGCCCGGCGGCTGGGGCGTTCGCCGTACGAGCTGTGGGCCGGGGTCGACGTCGAGGCGAGCGGCTGGGACGCGCGCGTGAACTGGGACGCCTTCGTGCCGGAGGGCCGCGACCACGTGGTGTCGTACGGGCTCTACCGGCCGGAGTGGACGCGGCGCTCCGGTGAGGCGCCCGGACCGTTCCACGCGCGCGACGACCAGTTCTGGGGCGGGCGGAACACCGACCCGTCGGCGCTCGCCGGGCCGGGCTCCTGGCGCCCGGCCGCCCGTACGGTCGCGGACCGCTCGACCGTCACGTCCGTACCGTTCGCCACTTCCTTCAACACGGGCCACGGGACGGCCTGGTACGAGGGCGGAGTACGGACCGGCGACACCGAGTGGAACCACCTCGGCCTTCAGGACCGGCTGCCGGGGCGGCGGTGGGCGCTGTGGACGGACGACGGCGGCGGAACGTTCCGGCGGCCCGCCGTCGGCTTCGACTTCGGGGCGGCGTGGCGCGGCGGCAGCAGCCTGCTCGTGGACGGCACGCTCGACCGTCCCGTGACGCTGGAGCTGTACCGGACGCGGCTCCCCCTGCGCGCCGGCACCGTCCTGGAGATCACGCACCGCGCCGACGAGGGCTCGGCAGCGGTCACCGTGGAGGCGGCCGTGGCGTACGCGGAACCCGCGGAGGCGGGCGGGCGGCCGGAGTTCCGCCGGCTGCCGGCCCGGATCGTACGGGCCCGCCGAGCCGTGGACGGTCCGGGCGGCTGGGTCACCTCGATCGTACGGATCGGGGACGCGCCCGGCCGTACCGCGTACGCGCTCGGCGTCCGGCTGAGCGCCCCCGGCGGCAGCCCCGTGCGCTGGCGGCTCGGCGCCCTCGCCGTGCACGACGGTGAGCCCGTAGCGCACAAGCCCGCAGCGCCGAGCGCCGTGCAGGTCGCCGCGTCGCGCGTCACGGGCGACGGCACGGCCGAACTGCGGCTCACCTGGAAGCCGTCGGCCAAGGCCAAGGCCGGGCCCGTACCCGTACGGCACTACGAGGTGCACCAGATCCTCCCGGACGGGCAGCGGCGCTTCCTGGGCGGGACCTGCGGCACGGCCTTCTACCTGCCCGCGCTGCGGCGTACGTCAGGCGAGCCGCGAACCCGGCCGGAAGTGCGGGCGGTCGGCGAGCTGTACACCGCGTCGGCAGCCGCGGCGGCCGTATTCACCTGGTAG